From Sporosarcina sp. Te-1, the proteins below share one genomic window:
- a CDS encoding rhodanese-like domain-containing protein, whose amino-acid sequence MVVTMLRLRKAVTNLTQEDFINGYRKAQLIDVREQKEYEAGHILGARNIPYSQFRQRYKEIRPDKPVYLYDQNGGKSARAALFLKKKEYTQLFHLQGGFRTWTGKIRSK is encoded by the coding sequence ATGGTTGTTACAATGTTGCGCCTGCGGAAAGCAGTCACGAACTTGACACAAGAGGATTTTATCAACGGCTATCGAAAAGCGCAGCTTATTGATGTGCGGGAACAAAAGGAGTATGAAGCAGGTCACATTCTCGGTGCCAGAAACATCCCTTACTCCCAATTCCGTCAGCGTTATAAAGAAATCCGACCTGATAAACCGGTTTATCTTTACGATCAAAACGGCGGCAAAAGTGCGCGGGCCGCTCTATTCTTGAAGAAGAAAGAGTATACCCAACTGTTCCACCTGCAAGGCGGTTTCCGTACATGGACAGGCAAAATCAGAAGCAAATGA